The following is a genomic window from Malus sylvestris chromosome 12, drMalSylv7.2, whole genome shotgun sequence.
GTGCTACTAGAATGTTTTTCGTTGAGATATATTGTGACATGTGAAAGATGTAATAACGTTACTTGTGCATCACTCATGTGTCAATAGTGGTTGGAACTTTGTTGGTGAGAAAGGAATTTGGAAAGAGGGTAATGGAAATgatcttttgtgtagttgagccaaactcttagtaggtaccAGGTCTCAAGTGAGCCCACAGTGCACAGATTCTTTAAGGGTAATTCGGGACTGGCGACGAAGGGTTTTGGCAAGATGACTAACAAAAGGGGAAATTGGGATGATTGAGTTACATGGGGTTAATTTGTATATTAAAACATTCGAACCACCACTGCAAAGGTAAAATGCACGGTATGGGACATGCAGGTCCGtgtgttttattatataaattaacggGTAGAGATGAAGAGTATTGTATCGCACTCATGCATTGTTGATGATAATGATTTCGTACttgattacatgattttattacacttaatttaatattgtcaatttaTTGTGATAAGGTTATGTCCCTACTGAGCTGTTGAAGTTCACCCCTCTATTGTTATACAGGTTTACTAACTAAACTATCAAAAGGGTAGACGGGATGAGACGAAATAGATATGAGGCTAgaatttgtatttatttatttagcttTTTAAAGAATTATTGAGTTATTTTAAATAagaagaattttatttttcactccGTTATTTCAGTTTTATTATAATTAGTTAGCTTTTATCTCACATTTCGGATTCGGAATTATTTTTCCTATTGACCCCCGGTCCAGGGGCATGACAGTATCGCTGgtattttaaaacattgtttccatgtttttgggcTAAGCTTTAGttgtttatttaaaaactaGTGGAGTTCCttgaaatataatgaaagtttttgtctctatatataaagtTCCCTATCTAttatatctattgtattttatagtaagtttttttggtagtttaaaatattaaaatcatcaaaataacttttttcttatcaTGTGACTCGATAACAATCctattagttatcgtgttgatccGAAATCTATTATTTTTGTGTCGTTAACGGGTCGAGTAAGAAATTGCCATGGTCTAATCGGAACTAGATTTTGGgttatgggcttttgggctgaaacttgagatttttgggctgtgggctaaaatttgggcttttggcCTGAAACTTTGTTTACCAATTTCATATCAATTGAAAATTAGGTTTTTTACCTCGTACCAATTGAAAGACCAATTCATTCATACCAAGCCAAATTGACATTCTGAAGTACCAAACTACTTAATTTCATACTTCTAATATAGTCTACTATCAAACTACTTAAATTCAACTTTCAACATGCGTGCaaccaaaataaatatattcatttaggtTCGGTTCGGCGGTTTGGGATTCCTGAACCATTGAATATGTAATTCTGAATCCTATACCATAAGGTTCGGGATCAATTCGGTATGGAGTCCTGAAAAGTATTATTGGTTTGAAAAAATTTTGGCATGGGATcggaatttttttgtttagttttgagATTTTCGGGAAAAATATCTAGCCCTAAATACTAGGCCACCACATATGAAAAAGAGAGTTACAAATCAACAAAATAGTAGTCTCGGTCCTGAGTTAACGTCATTCAATTGTATGTGAAAGGGTTACAAGTGTTGTTGTACAGTCATAATTAGCAGGACTTGGTGCTTCGCAGAGTTCTGTTTTCTTGAAAGAATTCTTGTTCATCCTGTTATCTCTTCACTGAAACACTAACCAATTGTTGGGTTTGGCGCTACCTTTGTTGCCATTATGTTTATCGTGCTTACAAAAAAGAGAGCATAATATACATAAGTACTCTACTTGTTTATCTTGCTGTGTGGTTCAATTTTGGTGCGGTTTCAAAATGCCAAAAcagaaaccaaaccgttttcctTCACTGCAGTTAGGTTTCAAACTGAAACCATTTCAAAAACTGCAACACCAAACTGTTCGGTGCGATTCGATTTAGTTCGTGTTTTAGTTTCGGTGTTTGGTTCCAATGCCCACTCCTACTTGAGGGCATTCTAACCTTTCAATTGGTGTGTGAAGAGGAAACCATTGTACCAAATGAACATCCATGGGATTGGGACTTCGGTGGGGAAGACAGCCGGGAAGGCTTGATTCTCGActctttctttttaaattatgtttaaACTGTTcgattaattttaaaaattttgaatagCCACATACTGTTAGTGCATATTGATTGTAATTGGCATTTTCCTAGCCTAAACCTtttgggtgcgtttgttgcgccggactgtctcggactggactagctgccgggactaagctggactggcttagactggactaagctggactaacttagtgaagcgtttggtgcagtctcggactaagaagcaggataagaaaaacagtactgttcaccagatttgtgtttgcttagactaggactacaaatttttgtcattgtgtaatagagtaatgctacaaatctcatgatatgggttaattggagcatatttttgccatgtatattatgaatcttaaaaaaaattgacaattgttttgtttctattacctgctaatagaattgggtttaatttgcaaatgtagcttgatttaaactctatcacccaacagaagaaaaataatagtggccaatacatgcaacttcaacaaatacaagtacataagatctccataatttagaaaatcctagttaacattagttaacattagccaaaatagatctccataatttacaaaatggctagttaacataagccaaaatactagtgcaaagctaagttataagtcataacataagactgtatgattaataaaatacatccatgttaacgttaataaaatacatccatgttaacattagccaaaatcctcATCCGCTTGCGTTGTCTCTTAAAAGTctttggacgaacactttcttgagttccggtttgattgccctgaacactcccacattttttggtttatccaaaataagagacaatgcatcaatttgatccataggagagagacccattgcttcaagttcattagctatgtcagtatgatctgcagtaccttgaactaaagcttcagttaccatttgcatcctcttcccactttcaacataaaaatctttcagtccactgataattgcctcggttccatcacttgaacttcccacagctcttttcctctttctttggctattttcagatggggtgctttgttggctttgttggttcattgaagaaacaaaattatcacctccaatatcactttcaccaacatgatcatgactttgttcctccaccatttgagcaggggtttcggctacattacccgtagcccgatcttttccaaatatatatgcaaatctatcaaacagtggaaaaggtttgcttctccatccatcggcttctttatttctctaagattatatcaacatagcaaaactaaaatttagcatgcgTATCAAATATAGGAGCAAGAATataactaatgcataaataaaataggatatgaacctgcacataagtttgccatgcgtcatcactgtcaacttcaacgcactttttgacatcattccatgcaaatccacttgtgtttatcatgtcaacgaccatactatatgtttttttccatttcttcaacttggactcaatatgtggatttgcctttatatttgaatgaggacataaaacattgacagcttttgctatttcaaccaaagtaccttgtttgaaagcaccggtgtcacaccgttgcttccgagcaacaaaatcctcaagaactcctagtaatacttcttcctcaaatgcttcccatttacgccttcttccttttggctcttgagtagcattcaaaatattttcgttatccatacctaaacaaaaaatattttaatgaaggaaaataccatacaaataatcaatttgcataatatccaatcaacttgcataatatccaatcaacttgcataatatccaattaatttgcataccatccaatcattgtgctaatatctaacaaatgcatgataaaaaggaatactaaaatattttaatgaaggaaaataccatacaaataatcaatttgcataatatccaatcaacttgcataatatccaatcaacttgcataatatccaattaatttgcataccatccaatcattgtgctaatatctaacaaatgcatgataaaaaggaatactaaaataaaatgttatcattaaaacatatagctagttcggttgctggttcctaattgctctccactcaTTATACATTTCCTCAGCCATATCATTCCTCATTGCAGTCCACTGGTCCGATGATTGAAcactaccaacatattcaccttcttctgtattttgtccatcttctattattggcaaattctccattggatctactgacatctcttgcctaataagattgtgtagtaggcaacaagcggtaattattcgaccttgtgtccttatcggatagaaagatggactccttagtatcgaccaccttccttttagcaagccaaaacagcgttcaattacattccttgccttagaatgcttcatgttaaaatattcttccttattagaaggtgttcgtccctcccattcagataaatgataaggtattcctctatagggtgcaaggaatccttcaccatttgtataaccaccatctacaaggtaataacaacctaatgaaaaaaaaaaacagaccttattagtgttttgtagttgacaaacagaactaaacctaacttagaaagttgagactaagtaatagtcttacccgctggtaccttaaaaccattaggcctactaattgcatcatgtagcactctagagtctgatgcggaaccctcccaccccggaaacacatatatgaactgcatatctcctgaacacacacctaacacattagttgcgactcgaccctttcttgttcggtatcttggtttgtcaatttcaggtacatgcacatcaatgtgtgttccatccaatgctcccaagcaattcttaaaaataaaaaataaaaaactttttgttaatttatacaaagggaatgaagagttaaagcttaaggaaaatgaaaaatatttctcatcataccttaaaacatcgccacctagcatctgtagaatcaataggcacaggctgtgggacttttagtaggaaaccttgtaatcgcaaaattccttgcaatacgctattgaaatacctacttatagtctctcccgacctataaaatctaccgccaacactacgattcttagtatgatgtgctaatatttgtaaagtcatacacacctgttcctctacagacaccaaaccatcagtttttaccctcccatcttgacgaagtaagtcgcataatatgccaaaagtccttctatccattctcaattcgttaacacattcagtatcagtattccctattataccattcagataacacaaactaatctctcgtctaataagtgaacggttagtcaatgtgggtcgttcaacatgtctctgtttgccacgtagcatcatcaccacaagaatcgtacaaatacaaattgtttccaaataagacatctctaacaataagatcaataaaagcttccttcgatccatatctatccaaacaaaaacaaaaaacaaaaaacaaattaactaaatcattaacccgaggcaacaaatatacatatggcgttgaaaaaaaaaagttttcattaacccgaggcatcatattcaaaatgttctactcttatacatctataaacatgtgtctaagaacactagtatgaggattgctatcattgctaggcattgcatgtgaaaagggaaattaaaggacacctgtaatgcagtagccttagccttagccttccgtttatgctcctcttctctgcaaccaacaaccacaacaaattgcaattcagcatcaaccccacacaatacaaaacattcacattgtatacacagtacatacatacacactgcaaacacagtacatacatacactgcatacactacacacacactgcatacatacacactgcaaacacagtacatacatacacacactacatacactgcatacactacacacactacatacactacacacacacactgcatacactacacacacaccctgcaagtacacacacagtgcatacatacatacacacactgcatacaccctgcatacacacacactgcatacacagtacacaaacacacacactgtATACACATTGcacacacagtacacaaacacacacacactacatacactacacttacacacacactgcatacactacacacacaccctgcatacacactgcacacacacacactcacactcacacactgcacacacacacacactacatacactacacttacacacacactgcatacactacacacacaccctgcatacacactgcacacacacacactcacactcacacactgcacacacacacacacactacatacactacacttacacacacactgcatacactacacacacaccctgcatacacactgcacacacacacacaaactgcatacacactcacacacacactgcacacacacacgcacacactgcatacacacacacaca
Proteins encoded in this region:
- the LOC126592038 gene encoding uncharacterized protein LOC126592038 isoform X2, which translates into the protein MDNENILNATQEPKGRRRKWEAFEEEVLLGVLEDFVARKQRCDTGAFKQGTLVEIAKAVNVLCPHSNIKANPHIESKLKKWKKTYSMVVDMINTSGFAWNDVKKCVEVDSDDAWQTYVQRNKEADGWRSKPFPLFDRFAYIFGKDRATGNVAETPAQMVEEQSHDHVGESDIGGDNFVSSMNQQSQQSTPSENSQRKRKRAVGSSSDGTEAIISGLKDFYVESGKRMQMVTEALVQGTADHTDIANELEAMGLSPMDQIDALSLILDKPKNVGVFRAIKPELKKVFVQRLLRDNASG
- the LOC126592038 gene encoding protein ANTAGONIST OF LIKE HETEROCHROMATIN PROTEIN 1-like isoform X1, translating into MDRRKLLLILLLEMSYLETICICTILVVMMLRGKQRHVERPTLTNRSLIRREISLCYLNGIIGNTDTECVNELRMDRRTFGILCDLLRQDGRVKTDGLVSVEEQVCMTLQILAHHTKNRSVGGRFYRSGETISRYFNSVLQGILRLQGFLLKVPQPVPIDSTDARWRCFKNCLGALDGTHIDVHVPEIDKPRYRTRKGRVATNVLGVCSGDMQFIYVFPGWEGSASDSRVLHDAISRPNGFKVPAGCYYLVDGGYTNGEGFLAPYRGIPYHLSEWEGRTPSNKEEYFNMKHSKARNVIERCFGLLKGRWSILRSPSFYPIRTQGRIITACCLLHNLIRQEMSVDPMENLPIIEDGQNTEEGEYVGSVQSSDQWTAMRNDMAEEMYNEWRAIRNQQPN